A stretch of the Pedobacter sp. MC2016-14 genome encodes the following:
- a CDS encoding acetylxylan esterase — MRSDFYKTAPLRGGLMYLLLLLWLVPSAAQTPRTYITVLVAPDHADWTYKTGEKASFTITVLKDGNALKNCKADVQVGPEKVDATYSKKLDLPDGKITVDGGTMKVPGFLRCIATTTVDGKQYRGLATVGFNPYEIKPTTDMPADFNAFWDKAKSDLAKIPLDTKLTLIPERCTEKVNTYQFSVQNFRYGARLYGMICIPKKPGKYPAELIVPGAGIRPLNGYVTAAEKGIITVEMAIHGIPVTMDPGVYVNLSDGALNNYFFNNLDNKDQYYYKRVYMGCVRAVDLIHSLPEFDGQNIAVFGGSQGGALSVVTAALDSRVKYLVCLFPALSDLTGYLHNRAGGWPHMFNKDNAAFNNTPARIETSKYYDVVNFAKLLKVPGMYSWGFNDETCPPTTMFSVYNSVTAAKELFLARDTGHFGYPEQWELLNNWMYDKLLSNQIKK, encoded by the coding sequence ATGAGATCGGATTTTTATAAAACAGCCCCCCTGCGCGGGGGCTTAATGTATCTTTTGCTCCTGCTCTGGCTGGTACCTTCGGCTGCGCAAACACCCAGAACCTATATCACCGTTTTGGTGGCACCTGATCATGCAGATTGGACCTATAAAACCGGAGAAAAGGCCAGCTTCACCATTACGGTACTAAAAGACGGTAATGCCTTAAAAAATTGCAAGGCAGATGTACAGGTTGGGCCAGAAAAAGTAGATGCTACTTATAGTAAAAAACTAGACCTGCCAGACGGAAAAATAACCGTTGATGGCGGTACAATGAAAGTACCTGGTTTTCTGCGCTGCATTGCCACTACTACTGTTGATGGAAAACAATACCGTGGGCTGGCAACCGTAGGTTTTAATCCGTATGAGATTAAGCCTACCACAGATATGCCTGCAGATTTTAATGCCTTTTGGGATAAAGCGAAAAGTGATCTTGCAAAAATACCACTAGATACCAAACTTACCTTAATCCCAGAGCGCTGTACAGAAAAGGTGAATACTTACCAGTTTAGCGTGCAGAACTTTAGGTATGGGGCCAGGTTGTATGGTATGATTTGCATTCCCAAAAAACCGGGAAAATATCCGGCAGAATTAATTGTTCCGGGGGCAGGAATCAGACCCTTAAATGGATATGTTACCGCGGCAGAAAAAGGAATTATTACTGTAGAAATGGCTATTCATGGCATTCCGGTAACAATGGATCCGGGTGTATATGTTAACTTATCTGATGGTGCACTGAATAATTATTTCTTTAATAACCTGGATAACAAAGACCAATACTATTACAAAAGGGTTTACATGGGCTGTGTTAGAGCGGTAGATTTAATCCATAGCCTGCCCGAATTTGACGGGCAAAATATCGCGGTATTTGGGGGCAGTCAGGGCGGCGCACTTTCTGTAGTTACCGCTGCGTTGGATAGCCGTGTTAAATACCTGGTGTGTCTTTTTCCGGCACTGTCAGATTTAACTGGTTACCTGCATAACCGTGCCGGAGGCTGGCCGCATATGTTCAATAAAGACAATGCAGCTTTTAACAATACACCTGCCCGCATTGAGACTTCAAAGTATTACGATGTGGTAAATTTTGCCAAACTATTAAAGGTGCCGGGAATGTATTCCTGGGGTTTTAATGATGAAACCTGCCCACCCACTACCATGTTCTCCGTTTATAATTCAGTTACTGCAGCCAAAGAATTGTTTCTTGCCAGAGACACGGGCCATTTTGGCTATCCAGAGCAATGGGAACTGTTGAACAACTGGATGTACGATAAATTATTATCTAACCAAATTAAAAAATAA
- a CDS encoding family 16 glycosylhydrolase has product MKRHNSKHMLHLTGGLFISLLLLASTACKKNKITAADEVEVTPPVAEVKYELEWSDEFDGTALKTENWNYDIGYGFWGNVEQENYQAANVAVADGNLQITAKRQTIAGAPLSNFTSGRINTLNKREFTYGRIEARMKLPRGQGLWPAFWMLGVNMRARGNTPGVSWPACGEIDIMETINSEVWVSGAAHWAKPDGTHTSAGNKLNGTPSEYHVYSVVWTKESIKWYLDDKFYHGVWIKDGAASTSEFHLPFNIILNLAVGGEWPGQVIDETKLPAVMLVDYVRVYKEVK; this is encoded by the coding sequence ATGAAACGTCATAATTCAAAACATATGTTACACTTAACAGGAGGCTTATTTATAAGCTTATTGCTGCTGGCAAGTACGGCCTGCAAGAAAAATAAAATTACAGCAGCGGATGAGGTAGAGGTTACCCCGCCGGTGGCAGAGGTAAAATACGAACTGGAATGGTCAGACGAATTTGATGGTACCGCACTAAAAACGGAAAACTGGAATTACGATATTGGTTATGGATTTTGGGGAAATGTGGAGCAGGAAAACTATCAGGCAGCTAACGTAGCTGTTGCTGATGGAAACCTTCAAATCACGGCCAAAAGACAAACTATTGCAGGAGCACCACTTAGCAATTTTACCTCCGGTAGGATCAATACCTTAAATAAACGTGAGTTTACTTACGGTAGAATTGAAGCACGGATGAAACTTCCGCGCGGACAAGGTCTTTGGCCTGCATTCTGGATGTTGGGCGTAAACATGAGGGCCAGGGGAAACACCCCAGGTGTAAGCTGGCCTGCTTGCGGCGAAATAGACATTATGGAAACCATCAATTCTGAAGTATGGGTTTCAGGCGCTGCGCACTGGGCAAAACCAGATGGTACACATACCAGTGCGGGAAATAAATTAAATGGCACACCGTCAGAATACCATGTTTATAGTGTGGTATGGACCAAAGAAAGCATCAAATGGTATTTAGATGACAAATTTTACCATGGCGTTTGGATCAAAGACGGGGCCGCAAGTACAAGCGAGTTTCATTTGCCATTTAACATTATCTTAAATCTTGCTGTAGGTGGAGAATGGCCAGGACAGGTAATTGATGAGACTAAACTGCCTGCTGTAATGTTGGTAGACTATGTTCGTGTCTATAAAGAAGTAAAATAA
- a CDS encoding polysaccharide deacetylase family protein — translation MKKFAFAVLLLVYGIASAQTEFKWPAGKKAAIILSYDDALASQLAFAVPQLSTYGLKGTFFLDGRFKEEDMDRWAAAGRKGNELANHSIYHPCSEKAYKANAYSEQYTPESMVREIGLMNKLLHGIDGMKTRTYAYPCGASLAGGQDYTLQLKNSGFIKYARAGSDRNHTVVTDFKALDYFKVPAWGLAAKTDGNALIGLVKDAQKTGGFAVFMFHGVGGDYLDISAEAHEQLLQYLAANKDVWVGTFQEVLDYVKQQKFLK, via the coding sequence ATGAAGAAATTTGCTTTTGCCGTATTGCTTTTGGTTTACGGCATCGCAAGCGCTCAAACTGAGTTTAAATGGCCTGCTGGTAAAAAGGCGGCCATTATTCTCAGTTATGATGATGCGCTGGCCTCTCAGTTAGCTTTTGCAGTACCTCAACTTTCTACATATGGCCTTAAAGGAACCTTCTTTCTGGATGGCAGGTTTAAAGAGGAAGATATGGACCGTTGGGCAGCTGCAGGCCGCAAAGGGAATGAACTGGCCAACCATAGTATTTATCACCCTTGTTCAGAAAAAGCCTATAAAGCAAATGCGTATTCAGAGCAATATACGCCAGAATCTATGGTTCGGGAAATTGGCCTGATGAATAAGCTCCTGCATGGCATTGATGGAATGAAAACACGTACTTATGCCTATCCCTGTGGAGCATCATTAGCTGGTGGGCAGGATTATACTCTACAGCTTAAAAATTCTGGTTTTATCAAATATGCGCGTGCAGGGAGCGATAGAAACCACACTGTGGTTACAGATTTTAAAGCCCTGGATTATTTTAAGGTGCCTGCATGGGGGCTGGCCGCCAAAACTGATGGTAATGCACTGATTGGGTTGGTTAAGGATGCGCAAAAAACAGGTGGTTTTGCAGTATTTATGTTTCATGGTGTTGGTGGAGATTACCTGGATATTTCTGCGGAGGCACATGAGCAGTTGTTGCAATACCTTGCTGCCAATAAGGATGTGTGGGTAGGGACCTTTCAGGAAGTGCTGGATTATGTAAAGCAGCAAAAGTTTCTTAAATAA
- a CDS encoding glycoside hydrolase family 2 protein — protein sequence MYRKILILCLMLINAVCFGQKPLEMALNSGWLFHKSGDAEWMKATVPGTVHTDLLDNKKIPDPYYRNNEKQVQWIDKANWVYQKSFDVPAELMGMEHLELDFKGLDTYADVYLNEQLLFKADNFFVSWTAEVKKVLKAKGNVLRLLFHSPTAMGLEGLKKLGYALPSPNDQSKTGGMGKDQVGIFLRKPGYHFGWDWGPRLVTSGIWLPVGLKGWNTVRLSDVFYEQQKVSKDNATLLGHVTLQATKATEVELSVTSDGKLMATLKATVKAGTTTLDLPFEMLKPRLWWPHNLGTPYMYDFKVELAQGRVLRDVQYKKIGIRDIKVIQKPDSAGSSFYVQVNGVPVFCKGANYIPQDMFIPRVSDGKYKSLIDAAKTANINMLRVWGGGFYEKDLFYDLCDEKGIMVWQDFMFACSMIPGDSAYLDKIQKEASYNINRLRHRPSIVLWCGNNEIDLAWANYQEKAGWGWKQRYTDVQQADLWRNYQKVFTQILPDALKKALPAAFYWSSSPFNTKYAHATDVSAHGDMHYWGVWYAEHDFTAFADHVGRFVSEYGFQSFPEFATVKKFTIAQDWKIDSEVMLSHQRTDIGNQRIKTYMDRYYKTPSDFKNLLYMGQVLQAEGMKVGMETHRRAMPYNMGSLYWQINDCWPVASWSGMDYYQNWKGLHYFVKKAFQNLLVSPYVKNDQLNVQVVSDSLVTVQAKLSLSVTDFTGKVIWNKTQEVSIKPNASALLYTIPVIEVLKGNNKEDVFLAAKLAAKDHTLAENVLYFDRIKNVNLPLVKVKHSLKQLKNGVELSLSANALAKNVYLNFEGTEGHFSDNYFDLLPGETKKVSFITEEKAIGKLSVLTVRDTYKN from the coding sequence ATGTATAGAAAGATACTAATTTTATGTTTGATGCTGATTAATGCCGTTTGCTTTGGGCAGAAACCTTTAGAGATGGCGCTTAATTCAGGTTGGCTTTTTCACAAATCAGGTGATGCCGAATGGATGAAGGCAACAGTGCCGGGTACCGTGCATACAGATTTGCTGGACAATAAAAAGATTCCTGATCCTTATTACCGGAACAATGAAAAGCAGGTTCAATGGATAGATAAGGCCAATTGGGTATATCAAAAATCATTTGATGTGCCTGCTGAGTTAATGGGGATGGAGCACCTGGAGCTTGATTTTAAAGGACTGGATACTTATGCTGACGTATATTTAAATGAACAACTACTGTTTAAGGCAGATAACTTTTTTGTAAGCTGGACAGCGGAGGTAAAGAAAGTACTGAAAGCCAAGGGCAATGTATTAAGGCTATTGTTTCATTCGCCTACGGCCATGGGCCTGGAGGGTTTAAAGAAATTAGGTTATGCTTTGCCTAGCCCAAATGACCAGTCAAAGACTGGTGGAATGGGTAAGGACCAGGTTGGGATCTTTTTGAGGAAACCCGGCTATCATTTTGGATGGGATTGGGGACCAAGACTGGTGACTTCCGGCATCTGGCTGCCTGTTGGGCTTAAGGGATGGAACACAGTTAGGCTTAGCGATGTTTTTTATGAGCAGCAAAAAGTGAGTAAAGACAATGCCACATTGCTAGGGCATGTTACCCTGCAAGCTACTAAGGCAACAGAAGTAGAACTGTCTGTAACCAGCGATGGCAAGTTAATGGCTACACTAAAGGCAACTGTAAAGGCGGGTACAACAACACTGGATCTTCCTTTCGAAATGCTTAAACCACGGCTTTGGTGGCCGCATAATCTAGGCACGCCTTATATGTATGATTTTAAGGTAGAGCTTGCCCAGGGTCGGGTACTTCGCGATGTACAGTATAAAAAGATAGGCATCAGAGACATTAAGGTTATCCAAAAGCCAGACTCTGCAGGGAGCAGTTTTTACGTGCAGGTTAACGGGGTACCTGTGTTTTGTAAGGGCGCTAATTATATTCCGCAGGATATGTTTATTCCTCGTGTAAGCGATGGGAAATATAAATCCCTTATTGATGCAGCAAAAACGGCCAACATCAATATGCTACGGGTATGGGGCGGTGGTTTTTATGAGAAGGACCTCTTCTATGACCTCTGCGATGAAAAAGGGATTATGGTATGGCAGGATTTTATGTTCGCCTGTAGCATGATCCCCGGCGATAGTGCTTACCTGGATAAGATTCAAAAAGAAGCAAGTTATAACATTAATCGTTTACGTCATCGCCCATCTATTGTATTGTGGTGTGGCAACAACGAAATTGACCTCGCATGGGCCAACTATCAGGAAAAGGCTGGCTGGGGTTGGAAACAGCGCTACACAGATGTGCAACAAGCAGATCTTTGGCGCAACTATCAAAAGGTATTTACGCAAATCCTGCCTGATGCACTTAAAAAGGCTTTGCCTGCGGCTTTTTATTGGTCATCTTCCCCCTTTAATACCAAGTATGCACATGCTACAGATGTGAGTGCGCATGGCGACATGCACTATTGGGGTGTTTGGTATGCGGAACACGATTTTACCGCTTTTGCCGATCACGTTGGGAGATTTGTAAGCGAATACGGTTTTCAATCTTTTCCTGAGTTTGCTACCGTAAAGAAGTTTACAATAGCCCAGGATTGGAAGATTGACTCTGAGGTAATGTTGAGCCATCAGCGAACGGATATTGGCAATCAGCGGATTAAAACTTATATGGACAGGTATTATAAAACTCCATCTGATTTTAAAAACCTGCTGTACATGGGGCAGGTATTGCAAGCCGAAGGGATGAAAGTAGGTATGGAAACCCACCGCCGTGCCATGCCCTATAATATGGGGTCTTTGTATTGGCAAATCAACGATTGCTGGCCTGTGGCCTCCTGGTCGGGCATGGATTACTACCAGAACTGGAAGGGCTTGCATTATTTTGTAAAAAAGGCATTTCAGAATCTCCTGGTTTCTCCTTATGTAAAAAATGATCAGCTCAATGTCCAGGTCGTTTCAGACAGCCTTGTTACTGTTCAGGCAAAATTAAGTCTCAGCGTAACAGATTTTACAGGCAAAGTCATTTGGAATAAAACTCAGGAAGTCTCCATTAAACCCAATGCCTCAGCTTTGTTGTATACCATACCGGTAATTGAAGTGCTAAAAGGCAACAACAAGGAAGACGTTTTTTTAGCCGCAAAATTAGCGGCAAAGGATCATACACTGGCAGAAAATGTGCTTTATTTTGACAGGATAAAAAATGTAAATCTTCCCCTGGTTAAAGTAAAACATAGCTTAAAACAGCTTAAAAATGGTGTGGAGCTTAGCCTCAGTGCAAATGCCCTGGCTAAAAATGTATACCTGAATTTTGAAGGTACAGAAGGCCATTTCTCCGACAATTATTTTGATCTGCTGCCTGGCGAAACCAAAAAGGTAAGTTTTATTACAGAAGAGAAGGCAATAGGCAAACTAAGCGTCTTAACCGTAAGAGACACCTATAAAAATTAA
- a CDS encoding polysaccharide lyase family 8 super-sandwich domain-containing protein — protein MKLSIKKMLFCGLLLSITSASQAQTAVNGMLLRVRENCKQLLLSDTAHATEQSYRLTDDIRYETDAKGYFKALNAEGSWSDIDYKSNVNSDWSPSWHLYRLMLISRIYHTSKDPKYLEALHRGLHYWITTDPICPNWWQNQINTPYTYSSVMLMMDKAASADELRYLDVVLKPRIPQPNPTGQNKIWQHDIESRLALLHNDEAAFRTAITQMQSVIKIGTDEGIQPDYSFHQHGTMLQFGNYGIHFVNSLLFWMKVTANSPFAFEKEKQQMISDYCTQGLRYVIYKRGMDITAIGRQLRQYAGLKRGFNLYDDFSLLRSFVKENPCQFRLDGFDRLACKDKNKSFWRSAYMLHSQPNRYMMSVKMQGAYFRAVESINSENLLGSFLNDGVTLIQRSAKEYLNIEPLWNWTMLPGITCDTTVDPSALETFKALNPSNFVGQVANGEMGLTAMYYNRLGVKGYKSYFYINNMMVAMGAGIHSANPRALVTTVNQRFKNGKALVKGQGKSGSTWLWQDSIAYIFPDKDQEVKAETSFRKGNWKAIYAASPNETVADSVLSIYMPHLKNTSYAYAIKPDVGLKETKQAASNADFLIVQNTPEIQAIASKGTVMAVFYQAGSLMLPKKIKLSVNQPCLLMFKEGTIWISDPTRKIKEVQLALNERSLQLSLPQGDFAGSTLKVSFK, from the coding sequence ATGAAACTGTCAATTAAAAAAATGTTATTCTGTGGCCTCCTATTGTCAATCACTTCGGCATCACAAGCGCAGACTGCGGTAAATGGGATGCTGCTAAGGGTAAGAGAAAACTGCAAGCAGCTGCTGCTATCTGATACAGCCCATGCTACAGAACAAAGTTACCGCCTAACAGATGACATTAGATACGAGACGGATGCAAAAGGATACTTCAAAGCCTTAAATGCTGAAGGTTCATGGTCGGATATTGATTACAAATCGAATGTGAATAGTGACTGGTCACCTAGTTGGCATTTGTATCGGTTAATGCTCATCTCAAGGATCTACCATACCTCAAAAGACCCAAAATATCTGGAAGCACTACACCGGGGCTTACACTATTGGATTACTACAGATCCTATATGCCCCAACTGGTGGCAAAATCAAATTAACACCCCTTATACCTATTCAAGTGTAATGCTGATGATGGATAAAGCAGCTTCCGCAGATGAACTTCGCTACCTTGATGTGGTGCTAAAACCCAGGATCCCCCAACCTAACCCTACAGGGCAAAACAAGATTTGGCAGCATGATATCGAGTCTCGCCTGGCCTTGCTGCACAATGACGAAGCGGCATTTAGAACTGCAATTACGCAGATGCAGTCGGTCATTAAAATTGGTACCGATGAAGGCATCCAGCCCGATTACAGTTTTCATCAGCATGGAACTATGTTGCAGTTTGGTAACTATGGCATTCATTTCGTTAACAGCCTGTTGTTTTGGATGAAGGTTACGGCAAACTCTCCCTTCGCTTTTGAAAAAGAAAAGCAGCAAATGATTAGTGATTATTGCACGCAGGGATTGCGGTATGTGATCTACAAAAGAGGGATGGACATTACCGCCATTGGCCGGCAGTTGCGGCAATACGCAGGTTTAAAGCGTGGCTTTAATTTATATGATGATTTTAGTTTACTCAGGTCTTTCGTAAAAGAAAATCCATGTCAATTTAGACTCGATGGCTTTGATCGGCTGGCTTGTAAGGATAAAAACAAAAGCTTTTGGCGAAGTGCTTATATGCTTCATTCGCAACCCAACCGCTATATGATGAGTGTAAAAATGCAGGGTGCTTATTTCAGGGCGGTAGAGTCTATCAACAGTGAAAATCTGCTCGGTTCTTTTTTAAATGATGGTGTAACACTCATTCAGCGCAGTGCTAAAGAGTACCTGAACATCGAACCGTTATGGAACTGGACCATGTTGCCCGGCATAACTTGCGATACCACCGTTGATCCTTCGGCGCTTGAAACTTTCAAAGCACTTAATCCTTCAAATTTTGTAGGGCAGGTAGCTAATGGCGAGATGGGCCTGACCGCAATGTATTACAACAGACTGGGTGTTAAAGGCTACAAAAGTTATTTTTACATCAACAACATGATGGTTGCAATGGGTGCAGGTATCCATTCCGCAAATCCCAGGGCACTTGTTACCACTGTAAACCAGCGTTTTAAAAATGGAAAAGCATTGGTTAAAGGGCAAGGCAAAAGCGGAAGTACCTGGCTGTGGCAGGACAGCATAGCCTATATTTTCCCCGATAAAGATCAGGAAGTAAAAGCAGAAACCTCATTTAGAAAGGGCAATTGGAAAGCTATCTATGCTGCTTCTCCAAATGAAACTGTGGCCGATTCTGTGCTTAGCATTTACATGCCGCATCTAAAAAATACAAGTTATGCCTACGCCATTAAGCCTGATGTAGGATTGAAGGAAACCAAACAGGCCGCCTCTAATGCGGATTTTCTAATTGTTCAAAATACCCCGGAAATTCAAGCCATAGCATCCAAAGGAACGGTAATGGCTGTTTTTTACCAAGCGGGCAGTTTAATGTTGCCCAAAAAAATAAAGCTCTCCGTAAATCAGCCATGCCTGCTGATGTTTAAAGAGGGTACAATTTGGATCTCAGACCCAACAAGGAAAATTAAGGAAGTACAATTAGCGCTCAACGAACGCAGTTTGCAGTTAAGTTTACCACAAGGTGATTTTGCAGGCTCTACCCTTAAAGTTAGTTTTAAATGA
- a CDS encoding IPT/TIG domain-containing protein has translation MKNLINIWQIRTVILFAAITLVYSACKKENNTGAKEAPVLEKVTTLTKNDTTFKEIRIGLDSNRYANVITKVANGATVTGARWNAQYMLIGKNLKTTMSVSINGVPVFFNPAFVTESSLIFTVGTDVPYGSQYSNKLKVTTQYGAAEYDFGLLQPFPVITSVSPLLGEVGGTITIAGNYFENLKKVLFGTTEAEIIGTPTSKEIKIKIPAGISQANVTVSTEGGSSVSTNSFFAFKKILYQDGWASGMTSYGGWGDAGGSTPDNTAGGVRGSKSILLKYTASSCPLQFAYTGPALSLSNFTSLKLSIYGGTGAAGKKVKIQLNGLTNYTETLTLTEGAFTDYVIPLSNFPVATSTANFSKIWVIEGSNVGGYSVYVDEIGFL, from the coding sequence ATGAAAAATTTAATAAACATTTGGCAAATTCGTACGGTGATACTGTTTGCCGCAATCACCCTGGTATACTCTGCCTGTAAAAAGGAGAATAATACAGGAGCTAAAGAAGCTCCTGTATTAGAAAAAGTAACTACGCTAACCAAAAATGACACCACATTTAAGGAAATCCGCATAGGACTGGATTCCAATAGATATGCAAATGTTATTACTAAGGTAGCCAATGGCGCAACTGTAACCGGGGCCCGGTGGAATGCTCAATACATGTTGATAGGGAAAAACCTTAAGACCACCATGAGTGTAAGCATTAATGGTGTACCTGTATTCTTTAATCCGGCATTTGTAACCGAAAGCAGCCTTATTTTTACGGTGGGTACCGATGTTCCTTACGGATCACAATACTCCAACAAGCTGAAGGTAACCACACAGTACGGAGCTGCGGAATATGATTTCGGACTGTTGCAACCTTTCCCTGTAATTACATCTGTAAGTCCATTACTTGGTGAAGTTGGTGGTACCATTACCATTGCAGGAAATTACTTTGAGAACCTTAAAAAGGTGCTTTTTGGTACAACAGAAGCAGAAATTATTGGAACCCCTACCAGTAAAGAGATTAAAATTAAAATTCCTGCCGGCATTTCTCAAGCCAATGTTACGGTTTCTACAGAAGGCGGGTCATCTGTTTCCACAAACTCGTTCTTCGCTTTCAAAAAAATCCTGTATCAGGATGGATGGGCATCTGGAATGACTTCTTACGGAGGATGGGGAGATGCTGGTGGTTCTACCCCAGATAATACTGCTGGGGGCGTAAGGGGATCAAAATCAATTCTCCTTAAATACACTGCCAGCTCCTGCCCTTTACAGTTTGCGTATACCGGTCCGGCATTAAGTTTAAGTAACTTCACTTCGCTAAAATTGTCAATATATGGCGGTACTGGTGCAGCAGGTAAAAAGGTGAAAATTCAGCTCAATGGGCTAACCAATTATACCGAGACACTTACGCTCACAGAAGGTGCTTTCACAGATTATGTAATCCCACTTTCCAACTTTCCTGTTGCCACTTCAACTGCTAATTTTTCTAAAATTTGGGTGATCGAAGGCAGTAATGTTGGTGGATATTCAGTTTATGTAGATGAGATCGGATTTTTATAA
- a CDS encoding RagB/SusD family nutrient uptake outer membrane protein: MIHYKKYLVLFGLAGCLMISACKKSFFDQAPQDAIAVDNYYDTADQVKASTNGLYNKVWFLWNNKAAYCTEVASGNGRSYAADVVTFNTIAGTGNNTEIINAWTGMFTVIAQANALINTLPVKVPASVPSAVLNNALGEARFMRALAYFYLTRLFGNVPIIENSLDLATEYKVNTNPVPDVYKFIVNDLKFAEENCTKMIRSAPSAAQGRISSGSAAAMLAKVYLYMKDYPNARLYAERVINSGEFKLYGVDVPGKTYHDLFLTANNNNEESVAAMQWVGGGPYGSGNSLQASFATNSILTGTGDGWGVVAATYSLQEAYEAGDTRRRSTIMMKGDVYPEINQATGGLTVPTTWSFGNTGAGIKKYVVGTPADNGGKGAQQSTGINTYLMRYAEVLLIEAEAVLGNAASTTDAAALTPFNKIRTRAGLGLKTEITKMDIIKERRIEFAIEFDYWFDLGRLDGFNVSSHPLAKAIINAQNRGVIGTPMYLNMMDSQFLFPYPEIEVAANPKLKEAPVPYVFK, translated from the coding sequence ATGATACACTATAAAAAATATCTTGTGTTATTCGGGCTGGCTGGTTGTTTAATGATTTCCGCCTGTAAAAAATCCTTTTTTGACCAGGCACCACAAGATGCCATCGCGGTTGATAATTATTATGATACTGCAGATCAGGTAAAAGCTAGTACCAATGGCCTATATAACAAAGTATGGTTTCTCTGGAACAATAAAGCTGCTTATTGTACAGAAGTAGCGAGTGGCAACGGACGTAGTTACGCCGCAGATGTAGTTACATTTAACACCATAGCCGGAACGGGCAACAACACAGAGATCATCAATGCATGGACTGGAATGTTCACCGTAATAGCTCAGGCCAATGCTTTAATCAATACCCTTCCGGTAAAAGTTCCGGCCTCTGTTCCTTCTGCTGTGCTAAACAATGCACTTGGAGAAGCTCGTTTTATGCGTGCATTGGCTTATTTTTACTTAACACGTTTGTTTGGAAATGTTCCAATCATAGAAAATAGCTTAGACCTTGCTACCGAATATAAGGTTAATACTAATCCAGTCCCTGACGTGTATAAATTTATCGTTAATGACCTCAAATTTGCAGAAGAAAACTGTACTAAAATGATTCGAAGTGCACCCTCCGCAGCACAGGGGCGTATTTCCAGTGGTTCAGCAGCTGCTATGCTGGCAAAAGTTTATCTCTATATGAAAGATTATCCCAATGCAAGGCTTTATGCAGAAAGGGTAATCAACAGTGGCGAGTTTAAATTGTATGGCGTTGATGTTCCAGGAAAAACCTATCACGACTTGTTTTTAACTGCCAACAATAACAATGAGGAGTCTGTAGCTGCGATGCAATGGGTTGGCGGCGGACCTTACGGAAGCGGAAACAGCTTACAAGCATCATTTGCTACAAACAGTATTTTAACAGGTACTGGAGATGGCTGGGGTGTTGTTGCAGCAACTTATAGTTTGCAGGAAGCTTATGAAGCGGGAGATACCAGGAGACGCAGTACGATTATGATGAAAGGTGATGTATATCCAGAAATTAATCAGGCTACCGGTGGATTAACAGTGCCAACAACCTGGAGTTTCGGAAATACAGGTGCTGGTATCAAAAAATATGTAGTAGGTACTCCTGCCGATAATGGAGGTAAAGGTGCACAACAGTCTACAGGTATAAATACCTACCTCATGCGTTATGCAGAGGTTCTGTTAATCGAAGCAGAAGCCGTATTGGGTAATGCAGCTTCTACCACTGATGCCGCTGCATTAACACCATTTAATAAAATCAGAACCCGTGCAGGCTTAGGCTTAAAAACCGAAATCACAAAAATGGATATTATAAAAGAACGCCGGATTGAGTTTGCTATAGAATTTGACTATTGGTTTGATTTGGGACGTTTGGATGGATTCAATGTGTCTAGTCACCCATTGGCAAAAGCAATCATTAATGCACAAAACAGAGGGGTAATAGGTACGCCAATGTATTTGAACATGATGGACTCACAATTCTTATTTCCATATCCAGAAATTGAAGTGGCAGCTAATCCAAAGCTAAAAGAAGCTCCTGTACCTTATGTATTTAAATAA